A single Acropora palmata chromosome 5, jaAcrPala1.3, whole genome shotgun sequence DNA region contains:
- the LOC141881856 gene encoding non-homologous end-joining factor 1-like isoform X2, with protein MAAIVFNEASWRRRWKSDLKSQPWKPFNVSDKEYLLKSMFVETDCSYELCIWDFTNLWYEKVEQESFNARAKINPNVEAKLSYLVKFVQESIEEDIPSGKATFTMIEDGADKCILKMKTKLKAGVPFLWEFHFSLGQQDMVGSQLVKPLLAMITEMSRRQAELCTLLHKKDQEIKDYKESGARLTTKSHETSEFDENAFQSKMVLSQGFEESVKNCGTKCFNESSCELYKQVMIKTAWLAEKDLPEPDEGDYYESIPHGVAGVPSAQSWTDLHPPSLLSAEPMDSSPRVSPRKTPVTSPVKSRMSSPAGSPSKDMELQRREALQKKLAEKAERNKRKRPKINL; from the exons atggcggctatTGTGTTCAATGAAGCTTCTTGGAGAAGACGATGGAAGTCGGACCTTAAGTCGCAACCATGGAAACCATTCAATGTGTCAGATAAAGAATATCTACTCAAGTCTATGTTCGTCGAAACAGACTGTTCCTATGAACTGTGCATCTGGGATTTCACTAATTTATGGTATGAGAAAGTTGAACAAGAAAGTTTCAACGCAAGAGCAAAG ATTAATCCAAATGTAGAAGCGAAGCTCTCTTATTTGGTGAAATTTGTACAGGAAAGCATTGAAGAAGATATACCCAGTGGAAAAGCTACATTCACAATGATTGAG GATGGTGCTGATAAGTGCATTCTTAAAATGAAGACAAAGTTAAAAGCAGGGGTGCCTTTTCTATGGGAGTTCCATTTTTCATTGGGACAACAAGATATG GTCGGTTCGCAGCTTGTAAAACCCTTGTTAGCAATGATTACGGAAATGTCTAGACGCCAAGCAGAACTGTGCACACTACTTCACAAGAAAGATCAGGAGATCAAGGATTACAAAGAATCTGGAGCCCGCTTAACGACAA AAAGTCATGAAACTTCAGAGTTCGACGAGAACGCTTTCCAAAGCAAAATGGTGCTGTCTCAG GGTTTTGAGGAATCTGTGAAAAATTGTGGAACTAAATGTTTCAACGAATCGTCGTGTGAATTATACAAGCAAGTTATGATCAAAACAGCATGGCTTGCAGAGAAAGATCTGCCCG AACCAGATGAAGGCGACTATTATGAATCAATACCACACGGAGTAGCGGGAGTTCCGAGTGCCCAGTCGTGGACCGACTTACACCCTCCGTCACTATTGAGCGCAGAACCCATGGACTCGTCCCCAAGGGTATCCCCGAGGAAAACGCCCGTGACGTCCCCTGTGAAATCTAGAATGTCATCACCAGCCGGATCACCATCTAAG GATATGGAGCTTCAAAGACGAGAAGCACTGCAGAAGAAACTAGCAGAGAAAGCCGAACgaaataagagaaaaagacCAAAGATTAACCTGTGA
- the LOC141881856 gene encoding non-homologous end-joining factor 1-like isoform X1 → MAAIVFNEASWRRRWKSDLKSQPWKPFNVSDKEYLLKSMFVETDCSYELCIWDFTNLWYEKVEQESFNARAKKINPNVEAKLSYLVKFVQESIEEDIPSGKATFTMIEDGADKCILKMKTKLKAGVPFLWEFHFSLGQQDMVGSQLVKPLLAMITEMSRRQAELCTLLHKKDQEIKDYKESGARLTTKSHETSEFDENAFQSKMVLSQGFEESVKNCGTKCFNESSCELYKQVMIKTAWLAEKDLPEPDEGDYYESIPHGVAGVPSAQSWTDLHPPSLLSAEPMDSSPRVSPRKTPVTSPVKSRMSSPAGSPSKDMELQRREALQKKLAEKAERNKRKRPKINL, encoded by the exons atggcggctatTGTGTTCAATGAAGCTTCTTGGAGAAGACGATGGAAGTCGGACCTTAAGTCGCAACCATGGAAACCATTCAATGTGTCAGATAAAGAATATCTACTCAAGTCTATGTTCGTCGAAACAGACTGTTCCTATGAACTGTGCATCTGGGATTTCACTAATTTATGGTATGAGAAAGTTGAACAAGAAAGTTTCAACGCAAGAGCAAAG aagATTAATCCAAATGTAGAAGCGAAGCTCTCTTATTTGGTGAAATTTGTACAGGAAAGCATTGAAGAAGATATACCCAGTGGAAAAGCTACATTCACAATGATTGAG GATGGTGCTGATAAGTGCATTCTTAAAATGAAGACAAAGTTAAAAGCAGGGGTGCCTTTTCTATGGGAGTTCCATTTTTCATTGGGACAACAAGATATG GTCGGTTCGCAGCTTGTAAAACCCTTGTTAGCAATGATTACGGAAATGTCTAGACGCCAAGCAGAACTGTGCACACTACTTCACAAGAAAGATCAGGAGATCAAGGATTACAAAGAATCTGGAGCCCGCTTAACGACAA AAAGTCATGAAACTTCAGAGTTCGACGAGAACGCTTTCCAAAGCAAAATGGTGCTGTCTCAG GGTTTTGAGGAATCTGTGAAAAATTGTGGAACTAAATGTTTCAACGAATCGTCGTGTGAATTATACAAGCAAGTTATGATCAAAACAGCATGGCTTGCAGAGAAAGATCTGCCCG AACCAGATGAAGGCGACTATTATGAATCAATACCACACGGAGTAGCGGGAGTTCCGAGTGCCCAGTCGTGGACCGACTTACACCCTCCGTCACTATTGAGCGCAGAACCCATGGACTCGTCCCCAAGGGTATCCCCGAGGAAAACGCCCGTGACGTCCCCTGTGAAATCTAGAATGTCATCACCAGCCGGATCACCATCTAAG GATATGGAGCTTCAAAGACGAGAAGCACTGCAGAAGAAACTAGCAGAGAAAGCCGAACgaaataagagaaaaagacCAAAGATTAACCTGTGA